The Candidatus Aenigmatarchaeota archaeon DNA segment GAGGAATACCGGGAGAACCAATCCTGCATAGACTCAAACCAAACCGTCAACCAGGACATAGATATTCCGTTCATAGGAAAAATCGACGCTGCCGAGATGTCACTGCCCCTCCTTGCTGTAGTCATCGGATTCCTGGATGGCTTCAACCCCTGCGCATTTTTTGTCCTGTTCTTTCTTTTGAGCATGCTGGTCTATGCCAAATCAAGAAAAAGGATGCTGCTTATAGGTGGAATATTCGTGTTCTTCTCTGGCTTTGTATATCTCCTCTTCATGGCGGCGTGGCTAAGCTTCTTTCAGGTTGCAGGAGCCCTTCCAATAGTAACCACTTTCGCAGGGCTTGTCGCGCTCATTATCGGAGCCGTCAATGTAAAGGATTTCTTTTTCTTCAAAAAAGGGGTCTCATTTTCCATATCTGACGAAAACCGCTCCAGGCTTGCAAGGCGGATGAGGGAGCTCCTGAAAGCGGATTCCCTGCCCACCCTTGTTTTTGCCACTGCAGTGCTGGCCATTGCAGCAAACAGCTATGAGCTTTTGTGCACTGCCGGCTTTCCAATGGTGTTTACAAGGATACTTACAATGAATAACCTTTCCTCGCTTGAATACCTGTCATACCTTGTCCTTTACAACGCAGTATATGTGCTGCCGCTGCTGACCATAGTCATTATCTTCTCCTATACCATGGGGGCAAGAAAGCTCACCCAGGGTGAAGGGGAAATCCTGAAGCTGCTGTCCGGGCTCATGATGTTCTTCCTGGGAGCCGTCCTTATCTTAAGCCCTGCGCTCCTGACAAACCTGCTTGCAACAGCGATTATTCTCTTGTTTGCGGTCTTATCTGCCAGTGTAATAGTGCTTGCCAAAAAAGCATTTTTTCAGGAAAACATTTCTCCAGGGCAGGGCCTGGGGGAAGAAAGAAGAAAAGATTTAGATGGAAAAAGAGGCGATAATTTATGAAGTACAAAAACCATGACCTGCCAGAAAAACTCCTCTACAATTGCGACTCCGCCTGGCTAAAGATTGACGGAGATGTGGCAACCCTTGGGATAATCGAGCCGGTCGCTAAAGCCATAAAGGAGTTCCTATTTGCAAAACTTCCCGAAAAGGGCGGGATAAAAAAGGGCGAGGTCTGGCTGTCGCTTGAAGCCCTGAAGTGGTCGGGCCACCTAAAAAGCCCGGTATCCGGGGAGGTAGTTGAGGTAAACGAAAAGGTCTACGACGAGCCGGACCTGATAAACAAGGACCCTTATGGCACATGGATCATTAAAATCAAGCTTTGCGACAAGTCCGAGATAAAGGAGCTTAAACGCCCTGAACAAATTGTACCCTGGCTTGATGAGGTGATAAAGTAAAATGTCAGAAGTAAAAGAGCTGGTAAAAGACATTGCTGGAGTGATGAGCTACCTTGGAGAAAATACGCCTGA contains these protein-coding regions:
- a CDS encoding glycine cleavage system protein H encodes the protein MKYKNHDLPEKLLYNCDSAWLKIDGDVATLGIIEPVAKAIKEFLFAKLPEKGGIKKGEVWLSLEALKWSGHLKSPVSGEVVEVNEKVYDEPDLINKDPYGTWIIKIKLCDKSEIKELKRPEQIVPWLDEVIK